The stretch of DNA AAGCTGATGCTTAAATTTGGTGAGACAGTGGCTAAAAAAGAAGAGCTGGTTCGTCAGTTTTTTGAAGAAACTCTCCGAACAAATCTTCATTCATGGAGAGAAATGTGGGTAGAAGTAAAAACAGCTGAGAAAATATTTTTCGGAAAAATAACGGAATCGACAAAAGATGAGCTAATCCTTCAGCTTTTTAAGAAAAATATTAAAATCCCATTTAACGACATACGGTATGTGTCTACGGTGGGGCTGTTTCCGTTATGGAAAAAAATACTGAAATTAATGTTTGACTCTTCGAATAAATAAAACATGAAATTACTTATAAAAGGGAGGCATTTTGATGGCTCACAAAGATGACGACTTCTTTCGGGAATTAAAAAAGCTGGAAGGGGAACAATTGCTTGTGATTACACGGGCTGTTCAGCTTGACTTATTAGGTCAAGTATTTCGGCCTGTTTTTTGTGGTACGGTTTCGGAAGTGCAAAAAGGGCATATAACACTCTCACCAGTCATAATTAAAATGGTTAATGCTCCATTTTATAAATTCCCTATTCCACTTAGTATTCCTCTTGAGCAAATTGTATCTTTTTCAAAAGAAGTCCCATGTGATGCAGTGTTTCCATTAGCATAATTGAGGGGGAAATGTGAATGAATCAACAGAGTGAATTTAAAGCAATTAATGATATTAGAGAGGAAGCTATTGTCACTCATTTTAGAAAAAATAAAGACAAAAAAGTGTTTATACTAACGGAATCTTTTCCATTTATGTTTATCGGGAAAATTAAAGAAGTATTGGATGATACAGCTGTATTGGATGTGCAAACGACATCTGTCCCTGCTTTAGAAGGAAAAGAATGGATCCTGCATATCGACGCTATTGAAGTTTTTTACATTGAAACAGGTATTGGTCCGAAAATACCTGATTTGAAAGATTAATAGAAAAGAGGAAACTCCATGAAAAGAAGTTATCATGTAGTTGCTATTCCAATTCGAATCGTTTTGAACTCATTTGGTGATCATAATCCAAATGGAATGATGTACGTGTTAAAGGAAAATGAACAGAAGGTAAAGGAATTGGTGAAAAAAAATCCGTACTCTCCAGTGGATCTCGTTCAGCCGCTTGTTATCCGAGCAAATGAAGGAGACACGGTAGAAATACTGTTTGAGAATAAATTACCCTTTCACACTGGCATTCATTTTCAAGAAGCAGAGTACGATGTATCTCAAGCAGATGGTGCGAAGGTTGGATTAAACAAAGATAGTACGGCAGCTCCTTTTAAATGTATTAAGTACGAAATACATGCTGTAAATGAAGGAAACTATTTCTTTTCTGATTTAGGCAATCCTTCAAGCAGTGAAAAAGGTTCCAATTCGAATGGTCTGATCGGAGCATTATGTGTCGAGAAGCGTTTTTCATGGTGGACGGATCCCGAAACAGGGAAGGTGATGAACAGTGGAGTGTATGCTGATGTCCATCATCCTCTTTTACCTTCTTTCCGGGAGTATGTCTGGATGTTTCATGATGAAATGGAGGTGGATGATTTAACGGGGAATCGCCCAATCAATCATATCTCTAACCAGGAAGAGGAATCTTTTCATGGCGCTAATTACCGGTTTGAACCGGAAAACAGGCGCGCTCAGCTCATTGCAGAAGGGGTCGTTTGTCCGACTTGTCAAGGAGAAGAAGTCCACCATGATTCATGGGTATTTGGAGATCCATCCACACCAATCTTGCGGGGATATGTTGGTGATCCTGCAAAAATCCGCGTCTTTCATGGCGGGGTTAAGGAAACGCACGTCTTTCATTATCATGTTCATCAATGGTTAAGTGATCCGCAAGACCTCGAGTCTGAAATCCTTGATGCTCAAGCGGTCAGCCCTCAAGCACATTACACGATTGAGCCGCTTTACGGTTTAGGAAGTTTGCAAGGCTCTTTTGGAGATGCGATTGTTCACTGCCATCTTTACCCGCATTTTGTGGCTGGAATGTGGGGGTTGAACCGGATTTTTAATACGCTTCAAGACGGAAGCCAGTGCTATCCGAATGGGGTTCCTATTGAAGCTCTGCAGCCATTGCCAGACAGGGAACCGCCGCCAAAGCCAACAAAACTAAAACCGGGATTCCCGAATTTTATTCCTGGTAAAGTAGGAAACAAGGCGCCGCGTCCGCCGCTTGGTATTGTCGGAGGAAGAGAAATGACCGAGCTGGAAAGACATGCAGCGATCGCGAATCCGAGGCCTGGTGCAGTCTTTACTGATCCTTGTCTTGAGGGTGCGACGGTAAGAGAGTTTAACATTTCTTTAATTGAACTGCCAATCACCTACAACAAACAAGGCTGGCATGATCCAAAGGGGAGGATGTTTATTCTGGATGATGATATAGAAGCCGTTTGTTCGGGAAAAAAAGAACCAGAGCCTTTCGTATTCCATGCCCCAGCGCATACTTGTTTTCATATTAATCTTACGAATCGACTGCCTCATATTCTCGATGGCGATGCGTTCCAACTCGTCACAAGAACGTATGAAGCTGGCTTCCATATCCACTTTGTTAAATTTGATGTCCTTGTTAATGATGGAGCGAATGTCGGGTGGAATTATGATTCTTCCGTTTTACCAGGTGAAACGATACGGTACTCCCATTATGCTGATGTCGAATTAAAAGCATGGTACTTTCATGATCATCTATTCCCAGGCTCTCATCAGCATCATGGCGTCTTTGGATCGGGTGTTGTTCATCCTCGTTTTACGAAATTTTTCGACTCAAAATCGGGAGAAAAAGTCGTTCGCGGAACGCAAATTACTGCAAACAATCCATTGATTCCTGATTATCGTGATTTTGCGTTATTTGTTCAAGATTTCTCCCTTTTATTTGATAAGGATGGAAAACCGCTGCAGCCGCCTCCATTTCCAGGTTCTCAAGATGACCCAGGTTTATTTGGAGTGAATTATAAAAACGAACCGCTGCAATTCCGTTTAGGTCCGGATTGCGATCCTGCTTACACCTTCAGTTCATTCGTGAAAGGGGATCCATGCACCCCCATATTGAGAGCGTATGAAGGAGATCCGATTCGCATTCGTGTGCTTCAAGGATCACAGGAAGAATCCCACAGCTTTAATGTTCATGGGCTAAGGTGGCTGAATGAGCGCGGAGATCTGAATTCTAGGGTTGAATGTCAGCAGCATATCGGTATTTCAGAATCTTTTACAATGGAAACCTATATTCCGAGGTCTGGAGATTATTTGTGGGCGTTTGAAACGGAAGAAGATTTGTGGAACGGACTTTGGGGGCTGATTCGGGCATATGATGAAAAGGTTCCAGATTTAATCCCTTTATCAGATCGCCCAGAGCCGTTAAAGCGAACTCGACCATTGCCTGAATGTACCGGAACAAAGCCGCCGCCAGCGGATGACCCCACTTCTGTTCCTGTTGAAAAGGGACCAGTCCGCTATTTTGATATTGTCGCTTTTCAACTTCCAATCATCTACAATGACTTTAAAGATCAAGATCCACACGCGATTATATTTGCACTCCGGAAGGATATGGATGCCATTTTAAAAGGAACAAAGAAGCCTGAGCCGTTAATCATTCGGGCAAATGTTGGAGACACTGTAGAAGTGACGTTAACAAGCTTGTTGAAATTTGAATTATTCCCTTTTAAAGATGGAATTTATCCGTATCCAGTTGTAAAAGAGCAGGCTTTTTATCCACCATCTCTAAGAATCTCACTGCACCCGCAATTAATTGATTATGATGTAAAAACCTCCTCAGGTGAGACAGTCGGATTCAATGGCGATCAAACCGTAGGACCAGGTGAAAAAAGAACATACCGCTGGTTTGTAGATGCTCAAGTAGGGGCATGCGGCATGTGGGATATGGCGGATATTCGTAACCATAAATCTCAGGGAGCTTTCGGAGCGTTTATAGCAGAACCAAGGGGAACTAAATATTTGGATCCCTATACACTAAAGCCGGTTCAAACGGGAGCGAATGTCATTTTGCGCAACCCTTTTTTACCGGATATAAGAGAATTTGTTTTGGTTATGCATGATGGAGTGAGATTGCTTGATAAAGATGAAAAAGTTATTAACGATCCAATTGCAGGAATTTTGCTGCCGCCACCAGATGTGAATGAAGATGAGGTTGATACGTATGATCAAGGGTCTCGGGGCTTTAATTATCGAAGCGAACGCTTGATCAACCGTTATCAAAAGCATCCATTTCTACATGATTTATTCAGCTCTCAAGTTTTCGGTGATCCGGCTACCCCGCTATTTGAAAGCTATATAGGAGATCCAGTAACGATACGTTTAGTGACACCGGCAGAGAGACGCAGATCACATACTTTCCATTTGCATGGTCACCGCTGGCGTTTTGATTCGAAAGATATCAATTCACGTACAGAATCATTCGTTGGCTTCAACGTTGCCGGTGGTAAACGGAATTTAGAATTGCTGGGCGGAGCGGGAGCTTACGGGGGATTCTTTGGAGATTTTATGTACCGTTCAGGAAATATTCAATGGGACATCGAGCAAGGCATGTGGGGGATTATGAGAGTGCATGGTGATAAGAAAAGCCATTTACCTCCGCTAAAGAAATGATGAAAGAAGAGAGGAAAAGAACTTTCTTTTCTTCTCTATTAATCTTTTAAGAAAGGTGGTGATGAAATTGGAAAAAGAACATGAGAGAGTCCAAAAACAAAAACAAATCATTGATTTTTGTATACCAGAGCGATGTTGTCCAGACCGATTTCCTTCACCTCAACTCCCCTCACCAACGGGCTGTCAGCCGCCAGACATTTTTGAAAAAACTCAAAAAGACATTATTAAAGCAAATAAACTGCTTCTTGATCTTGCATTAGCCGATGACCGGCCGCCAAATGAAACATTTCAAAAGGTTTTAGACGGATTAGCTGGCTTGCGAGTAAAAATCAAAAATCATTTAGGAGAAACGATCGAAGGAAAAGTTATGATGACAGGATCTAATTTTGTCGTCCTTAGGGAAGGACATATAGAGAATATCTTGCCTTTCAGTCAAATTGACACCATTAACCCTTTTGGACGATTTACAGAGCCTGATCATGAGCCTCAATTAACTGACATTGATCCTTGCTTTCGCCGGGATTTAACATTTCATTTCGGTGATGTCGTTTCTTCATTTCCAGAATTAATACACTTATTTTTCAGAACTCCATTAAATATATATTTACTATATTTAGAGGCAAAACGTATTCAAGTTAAAGTGGCCGATTTAACAGTTGAAGGGCTCGTAACAGATGTGGATAAAGAAACAATCGTTTTAAAAGTAGGAAGAGAATCGCAAATAATATCATTTGATAAGATTACACTTATAACAATAAAGCTATAAAATAAAAAAATAAAGTCAGCCATTGGAGCTGACTTTATTTTTATTTCTAAGAAAGTATATATTGCCAGCGCAGAAGATGATTCGACGTAGTTGCTAATTTTAGGAATTAAGTACGACGGACAGGACAAGGAAGGCTTAGGTAGCGATTAACATCGCACAACCAAAAGAGAAGCTTTTGGGAGGACATGGCATGTATGAGCGCGATAAGTGCAACTACTCCTCTGTCTTCGCCTTTCTAAGGCTCGCCAATTAGCGAGTTTTCTTTATCCTCATAATCGTTTTGAATCAATAAAAGAGGGGGGAACAACTAGCCTATACCTTCTAACGGACGAATATTAGAACTTTTTACTTCAACATTTGCTATTTTATCGATGGGAAAAATTAATATGTGGCAATTTTTATGTTTCTTTCCTCGACACTCTTGACAAAGTTCTTCATCTTCAGGTTGTTTTTGTACTGAATCTTTTTCCAAATCTTCTTCGGAAGATTCTTCTTTGTCAGGCTCGTCTATATGCTCTTCCGGTGCGTTCCTACTTGCTGGCGGTAAGTATTTTTCTACAAGCATTTCAACAAAATTGGATCCGACATTGCCGATAGTCCCTTTCACTTTATTCCCGTTATCCAACTCTATTTCCACTTCACACCCAAGCAGCTGACGCAAGCGGAAATTAAGCCCCTCTCGTAAACCAGCTAATCGTATTTTAAAGTTATCATCGCAAATAAATTTCCGGCAATGGCGATCCTCATGGCAGAATGGACAAGGATGGTGCTTGTGATCATGGCAATGCGGGCAAGGATGGTGCTCGCGATCATGGCCGGGATCGTGATTATGCTTAGGTTTCGGATTTTTAGAAGGTGGATAATGATTGATCTTCATTTATCATTCTCCTTTTCTTTTTAAAAAATAATTTGTCCTACTACATAGGCTAACTTCTTGTTAGTAACAAATGATTTTTACTTTAGTGTATGACTTTATTAACAAAAATGAGTAGACGGTAAACCTAAGCAAAGGGAGGATTTTTAAATTAACTATCTGGCAAGGTAAAAAGGAAAATGGTTAAGAACATATAATAAAAAGGCTATTGTCCACCGACACTTGTCCATTCGGGTTACTCCTTTAAGACATATATATAAGTATCAAAAGTAAAGAAGTCATAAACCGTAAATAACGGATATGCGCTTTGCTGTTGAAACTATATTAAAGGAGAGAAAATGAATGAGAAAAAATACTTGTGGCTGCCATGGTCACGATCACTGTCCTCCGCAAATGGAGTGTAGAACAGTAAAATCTGTGTCTGGTGAATGTAAGAGTGAAGATTTCTTTTCGCCAGGTGAAATTGAACAAACAGTAGTATTAAATGATTTAATTATACAAATTCCAGTAGAAGCAGATATTACGCTTCCAGCGCACGCAAAAGATCTTAAGCTTGTTAAGAAAAATGTAAAACTGAAACAATGTAAAGTGGTCAAAAATTCCTTCGATCCGACTCATATGTCTGTAAAGTTATTTATTGAAGGTGTTGTTCATAAAAACATTCAATTTGTTGAGTCTTGCGATGATAAGGTAAGAGACTTTTCTGTTAGTGTCCCATTTAGATGTTTCAAAAAGGTACATCTTAATAAGCCTGCTCAATTCCCGTTTGGAGAGTTTAGTATTAAGAAAAACGTACTTGAAAGAAAAGAGATTGCTAAAGATGGTCATGGTGCTGATGATTGTATTACTGGCTCATTGACTTTTGAAGTATTTACTGAACCAGTTGAATGTAAATTGCTATTTGCTGTAATCGATGAATGGGATATTTTCAAAAAACACGATAGCTTTGGCAGATTCAGAAAAATCACTGAAAAAATGGATGTAGTACTTGGTATTAAATTGTTCCAAAAACAGCAATGCCCTGAACCTGAAGCTGTTGACCATGAATCTCATCATGGATTTATGGGACATGAAAAGAAGGAAACTATTTTTGACAGATTCAGGGGTATGATTGGCTAATAAATCAGTGAAAGGGTGTCTCATAATAGGAGGCACCCTTTCTTTTTTCAAGGTAAAGGATTAAAGGTCTTTGTGCTTATAGGAAAAGTCCTGCGGATTGAAGGTCAATATATTGCGGCTGCAGTAGATCAATAGATAAATTGGCTCTTCCTTGAATATGAAGCTGAGGGATGTTTCCATTCAAATTTTGCTCCTTATGCCATATAAAATTGATACTGCGTAAATGATGCTCAATTTGATTCACCAGTGACTGATAATATTCGTGGTGTGAAATGGTCCCTCTGTCGTCATGTGATTGGAACATGAACTCTTTTTGACTGCTGTTTGATAAGACAGGAGGGAAAAGCCAGTGAATATTGGTTACTTTTTGCCATGGAACAGGGATTTTTACTGTGTGAAGAGTATTGGATTCGTTTATAAATTCAACTTCTGCTAACATTACACCTTTAAAAAATACAGTCGTTGAAGGTA from Cytobacillus dafuensis encodes:
- a CDS encoding CsxC family protein produces the protein MRKNTCGCHGHDHCPPQMECRTVKSVSGECKSEDFFSPGEIEQTVVLNDLIIQIPVEADITLPAHAKDLKLVKKNVKLKQCKVVKNSFDPTHMSVKLFIEGVVHKNIQFVESCDDKVRDFSVSVPFRCFKKVHLNKPAQFPFGEFSIKKNVLERKEIAKDGHGADDCITGSLTFEVFTEPVECKLLFAVIDEWDIFKKHDSFGRFRKITEKMDVVLGIKLFQKQQCPEPEAVDHESHHGFMGHEKKETIFDRFRGMIG
- a CDS encoding cupredoxin domain-containing protein encodes the protein MKRSYHVVAIPIRIVLNSFGDHNPNGMMYVLKENEQKVKELVKKNPYSPVDLVQPLVIRANEGDTVEILFENKLPFHTGIHFQEAEYDVSQADGAKVGLNKDSTAAPFKCIKYEIHAVNEGNYFFSDLGNPSSSEKGSNSNGLIGALCVEKRFSWWTDPETGKVMNSGVYADVHHPLLPSFREYVWMFHDEMEVDDLTGNRPINHISNQEEESFHGANYRFEPENRRAQLIAEGVVCPTCQGEEVHHDSWVFGDPSTPILRGYVGDPAKIRVFHGGVKETHVFHYHVHQWLSDPQDLESEILDAQAVSPQAHYTIEPLYGLGSLQGSFGDAIVHCHLYPHFVAGMWGLNRIFNTLQDGSQCYPNGVPIEALQPLPDREPPPKPTKLKPGFPNFIPGKVGNKAPRPPLGIVGGREMTELERHAAIANPRPGAVFTDPCLEGATVREFNISLIELPITYNKQGWHDPKGRMFILDDDIEAVCSGKKEPEPFVFHAPAHTCFHINLTNRLPHILDGDAFQLVTRTYEAGFHIHFVKFDVLVNDGANVGWNYDSSVLPGETIRYSHYADVELKAWYFHDHLFPGSHQHHGVFGSGVVHPRFTKFFDSKSGEKVVRGTQITANNPLIPDYRDFALFVQDFSLLFDKDGKPLQPPPFPGSQDDPGLFGVNYKNEPLQFRLGPDCDPAYTFSSFVKGDPCTPILRAYEGDPIRIRVLQGSQEESHSFNVHGLRWLNERGDLNSRVECQQHIGISESFTMETYIPRSGDYLWAFETEEDLWNGLWGLIRAYDEKVPDLIPLSDRPEPLKRTRPLPECTGTKPPPADDPTSVPVEKGPVRYFDIVAFQLPIIYNDFKDQDPHAIIFALRKDMDAILKGTKKPEPLIIRANVGDTVEVTLTSLLKFELFPFKDGIYPYPVVKEQAFYPPSLRISLHPQLIDYDVKTSSGETVGFNGDQTVGPGEKRTYRWFVDAQVGACGMWDMADIRNHKSQGAFGAFIAEPRGTKYLDPYTLKPVQTGANVILRNPFLPDIREFVLVMHDGVRLLDKDEKVINDPIAGILLPPPDVNEDEVDTYDQGSRGFNYRSERLINRYQKHPFLHDLFSSQVFGDPATPLFESYIGDPVTIRLVTPAERRRSHTFHLHGHRWRFDSKDINSRTESFVGFNVAGGKRNLELLGGAGAYGGFFGDFMYRSGNIQWDIEQGMWGIMRVHGDKKSHLPPLKK